A stretch of DNA from Rattus rattus isolate New Zealand chromosome 1, Rrattus_CSIRO_v1, whole genome shotgun sequence:
CAGTTTGAGATGTATATCTGGGTTAAAGAGCTCACGCCCCACAAAGGTCTCTTTGCGATTATCCCCAGTCTTGGCTGTCTCCATGTAGGGCTTGCCCACTGTTGTTGAGATCTTATGAGTGGGCTTTGGCAGGCCAGCAAAGCCACATTTACAGAAGCCAGTACCTAGGTCCACAACCACTGCTTTGGTCACCTCTAGCCTTGGCCTATCCTTGGACACAGCTGACTTGACAGGCTCTTCTTTCTCAGCATTGTCCCGACGGACCCATACTGCCCTCTTTGCTGGGCCATCTCTTAGGGAGGCAGTCTGGAGGACCTGTGTCTGCATGGAGGTCTGGTCACTAGCTTTCTTGGCAGGCCCGTCCCCGATGTTTGCTGTCTGTGGAGCCCACACAGCATCCAGAGACATACTGCTCTCAGAAAGCTCTCGATCCTGCTGGCTACAAGGCCTGAAAGGCTtaaatcagaggacagcttgagaaTCTGCCCAACAGTGACATCACTGATTGTGACATAATTCAGCAACCCAGGGCTTTCTAGACACTGGAGAGTGGTGCTAGGGTACATTAGAGATACTATCTTTCAAGTCCCACCCCCCAATTCTGTAGGAAAGATTGATTTGTTCATAGTGGTTGAGTGCCTGTGACATGCAAAGCACCTAAGAGTACCACAGTAAAAAGAGGAGCAACAGAATCCCGCCCTTATCTGGTCTGCATTCTAGTTGGTGTGCACGGGGGTcgggtggagtggggagggggagagcacaACATATTTATTGgttgaacaaaaaataaaatttagaaaagtttttagagaaaaatcagagaagagaaagaaaggggatgggCCAAGCCGATGTGGTGTAGGCAAGCCTCCCTGAGCTGGCAGTAGTGTAGAGAGCTGAAGGTGACCAGGTGACATGTGTTAGGGATGCAGTAGGTGCAGAGGACTAAGTCACATGGCTGGTGAGTTAGTGCAGGGGCAAGCAGGACACAGCCAGCTCCAGCCCATGGCGGTGTATGAACCAATTGGAGTAGCCATACTCATGTCCCTTATGGATTGCCTGGGAGTCTGGCAAACTGTTGAATCAACATCACAAAGACTGACCCAAAagctgaatgaaaataaatgtgactGGTCTCTGAGAGAACACGTTTGCTGACCCCAACTGACGGAATTTGCAAGAAGGCCGATGTGACCATAGGAAAGAACATGGAAGTTTagatggggtgggtgggaaaaGTAAGCCTGGTGGGGACAAACAGGTTCCGTCAGGCGTGGGCTATTGTGAGGGCTTCACTCTAGGTGGGCAGGGTTAGAAAGCACTAGAGAAATTAGGACAGATTGATACCATCTGAGTTAATTTTTACCGGAGTCTACTGTTGCTGTAGTAATTGACAGGCCCTGCTGCCTCACTTTTGGGTACTAAGGTGACGAAAACATAACCGTAAGAAGAACTATTTTTGAACATAGGCTTGCACTCCTTCATTAGAGTCATAGAGTATGCACTGAATCAGACGCCGCTCAGTCCCACAGTGGGAACATTAAGGCTCAGGTGTACATACAACGTCCAGAAGAAGACAGCCTTCCTCAACAtgtcctgcacacacatgttgaCACCTGCCGTGTGTCTGAGGCTGCTTGACCATCTAACTCCAGCTGGATCCACTGGATCCCATATCCACCACACTTAGTGCAGAGGTCTTTAGACCTGGTTAATTGGTGTTGGATGAACTCCAGTTAAAGAATTATCACCCTGAACCTCTACACTAAGTGCAGAACCCAAACTCTAACCTTATGCCTCCCTCACCTTAGACCTTACCCTCAGCTCTGCTAGATGTGAGACAAACACTATGCTGAcgggttccttcctctcaggagGTGGTGGCAGGTCCCCATGGCCTTAGATGTGAGATGAAAAGGGCAAGAGGCTGCTAGTTTCATTATGGAATGCCCTTGGCCTTGAGGAGTGAAAGAGGGGCAGGCACAGGCTCTCTGAGTGTTGTGACTAAAACGGAAGCAGCCTTCAAGGTCTTTAAGAGATTTGGTTAATTGGTATTGGGTGAACTAAAGTTAAAGTTACTATAACTCTTAAAAAACAGTTTTCTCTTGAATTCTGAACCTCTTTAAGGTTCTGCCCAGCCCCAATATTCTGCAAAAATAACATACCAGAAGTACCTGGTGCTCTGCCTGATTTTGTTTAGGGGCTCAAATTATCAATGTcaaggagcagaggaggaaataaaagaattaattatCACTGAATGATCAGTCATGGACAGGTGAGAGGGAACAGAAGGCACCGAGGCCCCGTCCGGTCCTGGAGCAAACTGTTATTCACGGACGTGTGTGGAGGGCAAGAAGAGCAAGCCCCCCCTCAACCCCCATCTAAATGGATCATTCCTGGTGACATCACAACCCAAGTGGTTGTCAAGGtactgctggaggtgggctctcaTTTCTCCCCAGGAGCTCTAGGGTGTGGATGTaggaaggtgaggaagggaggcagaTGGCGACAAAGAACAACCCTAGCCCTAAGCCCATGGGCACAGCTCAGGGAGATCCTGGAGAGGCAGGAACACTGCCAGCCCCCGAGGCTGGCATTCGGGACACAGGTTCCACTCAACTGAAGGCAAAACCCAAGAAAATACGGAAGATCAAGGCGCTGGTCATTGACCTGGGCTCCCAGTACTGTAAGTGCGGCTACGCGGGAGAGCCGAGGCCCACCTATTTCATCTCCTCTACTGTGGGCAAGCGCAGTGCCGAGATGGCTGCAGATGCTGGAGACACCTTCAAGGAGACGTATGTCGGCCATGAGCTGCTCAACATGGAGGCATCTCTGAAGCTGGTTAACCCACTGAAGCACGGAGTTGTGGTGGACTGGGATTGTATCCAGAACATCTGGGAGTACATCTTCCATACCGCCATGAAGATCCTCCCGGAAGAGCATGCTGTGCTGGTATCAGACCCTCCGCTCAGCCCCACCAGCAACCGGGAGAAGTACGCTGAGCTCATGTTCGAGACCTTTGGCATTCCTGCCATGCATGTGACCTCCCAGGCGCTACTGTCCATCTACTCATATGGCAAGACCTCCGGGTTGGTGGTGGAGAGCGGACATGGCGTGTCGCATGTGGTGCCCATCTCTGAAGGGGATCTGCTGCCGGGCCTGCCCAGCCGCGTAGACTATGCGGGCTGCGACCTCACCAACTACCTCATGCAGCTACTCAATGAGGCAGGGCACAAGTTTTCAGACGACCACCTGCACATCATAGAACACATCAAGAAGAAGTGCTGCTATGCCGCGCTGCTGCCAGAGGAAGAGATGAGCCTGGGCCTGGATGAGCTGCACGTCGACTACGAGCTCCCGGATGGGAAAGTCATCACCATTGGCCAGGAGCGCTTCCGCTGCTCCGAGATGCTCTTCAAGCCCTCTTTGGTGGGCAGCACCCAGCCTGGCCTCCCTGAGCTCACCGCGACCTGCCTCGACCGCTGCCAGGGCACTGGCTTCAAGGAGGAGATGGCTGCTAACGTGCTGCTGTGTGGTGGCTGCACCATGCTGGATGGCTTCCCCGAGCGTTTCCAGAGGGAGCTGAGTCTCCTGTGCCCAGGGGACAGCCCTACAGTGGCAGCTGCTCCGGAGAGGAAGACGTCAGTGTGGACCGGCGGCTCCATCCTGGCCTCGTTGCAGGCCTTCCAGCAGCTTTGGGTCAGCAAAGAAGAGTTTGAGGAGCGGGGCTGTGCAGCCATCTACAGCAAGTGCTAAGGGGCGGGCC
This window harbors:
- the Actl7b gene encoding actin-like protein 7B, whose amino-acid sequence is MATKNNPSPKPMGTAQGDPGEAGTLPAPEAGIRDTGSTQLKAKPKKIRKIKALVIDLGSQYCKCGYAGEPRPTYFISSTVGKRSAEMAADAGDTFKETYVGHELLNMEASLKLVNPLKHGVVVDWDCIQNIWEYIFHTAMKILPEEHAVLVSDPPLSPTSNREKYAELMFETFGIPAMHVTSQALLSIYSYGKTSGLVVESGHGVSHVVPISEGDLLPGLPSRVDYAGCDLTNYLMQLLNEAGHKFSDDHLHIIEHIKKKCCYAALLPEEEMSLGLDELHVDYELPDGKVITIGQERFRCSEMLFKPSLVGSTQPGLPELTATCLDRCQGTGFKEEMAANVLLCGGCTMLDGFPERFQRELSLLCPGDSPTVAAAPERKTSVWTGGSILASLQAFQQLWVSKEEFEERGCAAIYSKC